The following are encoded together in the Salmonella enterica subsp. enterica serovar Choleraesuis genome:
- a CDS encoding membrane protein, translating into MFIWRKALIAFGCLALSACSFHSGPPPFTASGYIADDGVVRLWRKDDSSEGVHLMMAFTPLRDGHTTLSEYHWQGEQLTSLEVNITGRDPEQVKLRFDTKGNVSFMQRQLQGQKQQLSTDSIAMYQYRAGQVRSISDALRSGRVKLYQGRWQPGGKVLTCEGTTIAPALDSFALSKISSRQSHSAQAVSVAWLEAPEGTQLLLIENEDVCGWQPKADTF; encoded by the coding sequence TTGTTTATCTGGCGTAAAGCGCTTATAGCGTTTGGATGCCTGGCTCTTAGTGCCTGTAGCTTCCATAGCGGGCCACCCCCTTTTACCGCCAGCGGCTACATAGCCGATGACGGCGTCGTCCGCCTGTGGCGAAAAGACGACAGCAGCGAAGGCGTGCATCTGATGATGGCGTTTACTCCGCTGAGAGACGGTCATACCACACTCAGTGAATATCACTGGCAGGGGGAGCAGCTTACTTCCCTTGAAGTTAACATCACCGGACGCGATCCGGAGCAGGTAAAACTGCGTTTCGATACTAAAGGCAACGTCAGTTTTATGCAGCGGCAGCTTCAGGGGCAGAAACAGCAGCTCTCTACCGACAGTATTGCGATGTATCAGTATCGGGCAGGGCAGGTGCGTTCGATTAGCGATGCGCTGCGCAGCGGCCGCGTGAAGCTCTATCAAGGGCGCTGGCAGCCGGGCGGCAAAGTCCTGACCTGTGAAGGCACAACGATAGCTCCGGCTCTCGATAGCTTTGCATTAAGTAAAATATCCAGCCGCCAAAGCCACTCAGCACAGGCTGTGAGCGTTGCATGGCTCGAAGCTCCGGAAGGCACTCAGTTGTTGCTGATCGAAAATGAGGATGTTTGTGGTTGGCAGCCCAAGGCCGATACATTCTGA
- the rsd gene encoding regulator of sigma D — protein MLNHLKNLTETLGGSNPLVDSWLQARKQLLVSWYSLVGIKPEKESHTRLDEMALDQFCHSLVDYLSSGHFKIYQQIIRDLQETSPLTTAVNKLYPQLEHNTQQIMDYYDDYLLNAIDHDNCMEFQQALSGLAEALGARFALEDKLIMLAYQHDLQLLDGAANNLSRPA, from the coding sequence ATGCTAAACCACCTTAAAAATCTAACCGAAACTCTTGGTGGTAGTAACCCATTAGTGGATAGCTGGCTACAGGCCAGGAAACAGTTATTGGTCTCCTGGTACAGTCTGGTTGGGATTAAGCCTGAAAAAGAGTCGCATACTCGGCTTGATGAAATGGCTCTCGATCAGTTCTGCCACTCTCTGGTCGATTACCTGTCTTCTGGCCATTTTAAGATTTACCAGCAAATCATTCGCGACTTACAAGAAACCAGCCCGCTAACTACAGCAGTTAATAAACTCTATCCTCAGCTCGAGCATAATACCCAGCAAATCATGGATTATTACGATGATTATCTACTGAATGCCATCGATCATGATAATTGCATGGAGTTCCAGCAGGCGCTTTCTGGCCTTGCCGAAGCGCTAGGTGCTCGTTTTGCGCTGGAGGATAAGCTGATTATGCTGGCATATCAGCACGACCTGCAGCTGCTTGACGGCGCGGCTAATAATCTGTCGCGTCCGGCTTGA
- the purD gene encoding phosphoribosylamine--glycine ligase, producing the protein MKVLVIGNGGREHALGWKAAQSPEVSTVYVAPGNAGTALEPGLQNVDIAVTDIAGLLDFARSEKIALTIVGPEAPLVIGVVDAFRAAGMTIFGPTQAAAQLEGSKAFTKDFLARHQIPTAEYQNFTEVEPALAYIRERGAPIVIKADGLAAGKGVIVAMTLKEAEDAVHDMLAGNAFGDAGHRIVVEEFLDGEEASFIVMVDGENVLAMATSQDHKRVGDNDSGPNTGGMGAYSPAPVVTDEVHQRTMERIIWPTVRGMAQEGNVYTGFLYAGLMIDKSGNPKVIEFNCRFGDPETQPIMMRMQSDLVELCLAACRGELDKQTSEWDPRAALGVVMAAGGYPGDYRRHDVIHGLPLEQTPDGKVFHAGTALRDDQQVITTGGRVLCVTALGDSVAQAQQRAYTLLKDIHWEGCFNRSDIGYRAIEREQSR; encoded by the coding sequence ATGAAAGTTTTAGTTATAGGCAACGGCGGGCGCGAACACGCGCTAGGCTGGAAAGCAGCACAATCACCTGAGGTTTCTACTGTTTATGTGGCCCCCGGGAATGCCGGAACTGCACTTGAACCCGGTCTGCAAAATGTCGATATCGCCGTAACCGATATTGCCGGGCTGCTAGACTTTGCCCGCAGTGAAAAGATCGCTCTGACGATTGTTGGTCCTGAGGCTCCGCTGGTTATCGGCGTGGTCGATGCTTTTCGCGCCGCCGGGATGACTATTTTCGGGCCGACCCAGGCCGCCGCCCAGCTTGAAGGTTCCAAAGCGTTTACTAAGGATTTCCTGGCTCGCCATCAAATCCCTACGGCTGAGTACCAAAACTTTACCGAAGTGGAGCCAGCGCTCGCTTATATTCGCGAACGCGGCGCGCCGATTGTTATCAAGGCTGATGGTCTGGCCGCTGGTAAGGGCGTTATCGTCGCGATGACGCTTAAAGAAGCTGAAGACGCCGTTCACGATATGTTAGCCGGAAACGCTTTTGGCGATGCCGGGCACCGCATAGTGGTAGAAGAGTTTCTGGATGGTGAAGAGGCCAGCTTTATCGTCATGGTGGACGGTGAAAATGTTCTGGCTATGGCCACCAGCCAGGATCATAAACGGGTTGGTGATAATGATAGCGGCCCTAATACGGGCGGTATGGGGGCCTATTCACCGGCTCCTGTCGTTACCGATGAAGTCCACCAGCGTACGATGGAACGTATTATCTGGCCTACCGTTCGCGGGATGGCACAGGAAGGAAATGTCTACACCGGCTTCCTGTATGCCGGGTTGATGATCGACAAATCCGGCAACCCAAAAGTTATTGAGTTCAACTGCCGGTTCGGCGATCCGGAAACCCAGCCGATTATGATGCGTATGCAGTCAGACCTGGTGGAACTGTGTCTCGCAGCCTGCCGGGGTGAGCTGGATAAGCAAACTTCAGAGTGGGATCCCAGAGCCGCGCTGGGCGTCGTAATGGCCGCCGGAGGATATCCTGGTGATTATCGTCGTCATGACGTTATTCACGGTCTGCCGCTTGAACAGACTCCAGACGGGAAAGTGTTTCACGCCGGTACCGCACTACGCGATGACCAGCAGGTTATTACAACCGGCGGTAGAGTACTGTGTGTGACTGCGCTGGGTGATAGCGTGGCTCAGGCCCAGCAGCGAGCTTATACCCTACTCAAAGATATCCACTGGGAAGGTTGCTTTAATCGCAGCGATATCGGCTACCGGGCAATTGAGCGCGAGCAAAGCCGTTAA
- the thiC gene encoding phosphomethylpyrimidine synthase, whose amino-acid sequence MSGSKSSGRRENRAAAKNFLATLSGAAFPCSQRRYLAGSRADVKVPIRSIQLSPTFINDDPANPQFEENESIPVYDTSGPYGDPDITVDINKGLTPVRAQWISGRNDSESLPQFSSTWTQARQTDITLDTPQFPKPPLPRRALEGLRVTQLHYARKGIITPEMEFIALRENMGREQIRSAMLNHQHSGERFSAPLPLIDAEFVRQEVAAGRAIIPANINHPESEPMIIGRNFLVKVNANIGNSSVSSSIEEEIEKLVWATRWGADTIMDLSTGRQIHETREWIVRNSPVPVGTVPVYQALEKVNGIAENMTWELFRDTLLEQAEQGVDYFTIHAGLLLRYIPLTARRLTGIVSRGGSIMAKWCLAHHQENFLYQHFREICQICAAYDVALSLGDGLRPGSIQDANDEAQFSELRTLGELTLIAWEYDVQVMIEGPGHVPMQLIERNMSEQLNHCHGAPFYTLGPLTTDIAPGYDHITSGIGAAFIGWLGCAMLCYVTPKEHLGLPNKEDVKQGLIAYKIAAHAADLAKGHPGAQIRDNAMSKARFEFRWEDQFNLALDPFTARAWHDENLPQESAKTAHFCSMCGPKFCSMKISKEIQDNVSRQQLQEQMDDMAKTFLSHGGDIYIQQEDKSC is encoded by the coding sequence ATGTCTGGTTCTAAATCATCCGGCCGCCGCGAAAATCGCGCAGCCGCTAAAAATTTTCTGGCAACTCTCTCTGGTGCTGCTTTTCCATGCTCTCAGCGTCGTTACCTGGCCGGTTCCCGAGCCGATGTAAAAGTCCCCATTCGTTCTATTCAGTTAAGCCCGACCTTCATCAATGACGATCCAGCCAACCCGCAATTTGAAGAGAATGAGTCTATCCCGGTATATGACACCTCTGGCCCCTATGGCGATCCTGATATCACCGTTGATATTAATAAAGGGCTGACACCGGTACGCGCGCAGTGGATATCAGGGCGAAATGATAGCGAGAGCCTCCCGCAGTTCAGTTCCACGTGGACCCAGGCTCGCCAAACCGATATCACGCTGGACACACCGCAATTCCCAAAACCACCGCTGCCACGACGCGCTTTGGAAGGGCTGCGGGTCACACAGCTGCATTACGCCAGAAAAGGGATCATTACCCCGGAGATGGAATTTATTGCTCTACGGGAAAATATGGGCCGCGAACAGATACGTAGCGCAATGCTGAACCACCAGCATTCGGGAGAGCGTTTCAGCGCACCGTTACCGCTAATAGATGCAGAATTTGTTCGTCAGGAGGTCGCCGCCGGCCGGGCAATTATCCCTGCCAATATTAACCATCCGGAATCTGAGCCGATGATAATCGGGCGTAATTTCCTGGTGAAAGTAAACGCTAATATCGGCAACTCCTCCGTGTCTTCTTCCATTGAGGAAGAGATTGAAAAGCTGGTCTGGGCCACCCGCTGGGGAGCCGACACCATTATGGATCTCTCAACCGGACGGCAGATTCACGAAACCCGCGAATGGATAGTACGTAATAGCCCGGTTCCGGTTGGCACCGTGCCGGTTTATCAGGCACTGGAAAAAGTAAACGGCATCGCGGAAAACATGACCTGGGAATTATTCCGGGATACGCTGCTGGAGCAGGCGGAGCAAGGGGTAGACTATTTTACTATCCACGCCGGACTGTTATTACGCTATATCCCGCTCACCGCCCGCCGGCTGACTGGCATCGTTTCCCGCGGCGGTTCGATAATGGCTAAGTGGTGCCTGGCGCATCATCAGGAAAACTTCCTCTATCAGCACTTTCGCGAAATCTGCCAGATTTGCGCCGCTTATGATGTGGCGCTCTCACTCGGCGACGGGTTACGCCCTGGCTCGATTCAGGATGCTAACGATGAAGCGCAATTCTCTGAACTGAGAACGCTGGGCGAGCTCACCCTTATCGCCTGGGAGTATGACGTTCAGGTCATGATCGAAGGCCCGGGGCACGTGCCGATGCAGCTAATTGAGCGCAACATGAGCGAGCAGCTCAATCACTGCCACGGCGCGCCTTTTTACACCCTTGGTCCACTGACCACCGATATTGCCCCTGGCTACGATCATATTACCTCTGGCATTGGTGCGGCATTTATCGGCTGGCTCGGCTGCGCCATGCTCTGCTATGTCACCCCTAAAGAGCACCTTGGTCTTCCCAATAAAGAAGACGTAAAACAAGGCCTTATCGCTTATAAAATTGCGGCGCATGCAGCAGATTTGGCCAAAGGACATCCCGGCGCACAAATCCGTGATAATGCGATGTCGAAAGCGCGTTTCGAGTTCCGCTGGGAAGACCAGTTTAACCTTGCGCTCGACCCCTTCACCGCCCGCGCATGGCACGATGAAAACCTGCCGCAAGAGTCGGCTAAAACAGCGCATTTCTGCTCTATGTGCGGCCCTAAGTTTTGCTCAATGAAAATTAGCAAAGAAATTCAGGATAACGTCTCCCGCCAGCAGCTACAGGAACAGATGGACGATATGGCCAAAACATTCCTTTCGCACGGTGGAGATATCTATATTCAACAAGAGGATAAATCATGTTAA
- a CDS encoding transcriptional regulator, translating into MNKTQLIDVIADKADLSKAQAKVALESTLAAITESLKEGDAVQLVGFGTFKVNHRAERTGRNPQTGKEIKIAAANVPAFVSGKALKDAVK; encoded by the coding sequence ATGAACAAGACTCAACTGATTGATGTAATTGCGGACAAGGCTGACCTGTCTAAAGCCCAGGCTAAAGTGGCACTGGAATCTACTCTGGCTGCAATTACTGAGTCTCTGAAAGAAGGCGATGCTGTACAACTGGTTGGTTTCGGTACCTTCAAAGTGAACCACCGCGCTGAGCGTACTGGCCGCAACCCGCAGACGGGTAAAGAGATCAAAATCGCCGCTGCAAACGTACCGGCATTTGTCTCTGGTAAAGCGCTGAAAGACGCCGTTAAGTAA
- the nfi gene encoding endonuclease V yields the protein MPVHLLKPFTACLRLTTVNQGMDLRALREQQLTLASRVIHEDSPQLLAPELIGGADVGFEQGGEITRAAIVLLSYPSLELIEYQIARIPTQMPYIPGFLSFRETPALMAAWQQLSQKPQLVMVDGHGVSHPRRLGVASHFGLLADVPTIGVAKKRLCGKFEELDASPGALATLTDKGEQLGWVWRSKARCNPLFISTGHQVSAGSALAWVQRCMAGYRLPEPTRWADAVASGRPAFTRWREIHP from the coding sequence ATGCCGGTGCATTTGTTGAAGCCGTTCACCGCCTGTCTGCGCCTTACCACCGTTAACCAGGGTATGGATCTCCGCGCGCTGCGTGAGCAGCAGCTCACGCTGGCCTCCCGGGTTATCCACGAGGATAGCCCGCAGCTGTTGGCACCTGAATTAATTGGCGGTGCCGATGTGGGCTTCGAGCAGGGCGGGGAGATTACGCGAGCGGCAATAGTCTTGCTAAGCTACCCCTCTCTTGAATTAATCGAATACCAGATTGCCCGCATTCCCACCCAAATGCCCTACATTCCCGGTTTTCTCTCATTTAGAGAAACGCCGGCGTTAATGGCCGCCTGGCAGCAACTCAGCCAGAAACCACAGCTCGTGATGGTAGATGGACACGGGGTTTCTCACCCACGTCGTCTGGGGGTTGCCAGCCATTTTGGCTTACTGGCGGATGTCCCAACCATTGGAGTGGCGAAAAAGCGCCTGTGCGGAAAGTTTGAAGAGCTTGATGCATCGCCCGGTGCGTTGGCCACTCTTACTGATAAAGGTGAGCAACTGGGGTGGGTCTGGCGCAGTAAAGCGCGCTGCAACCCTCTGTTTATTTCGACCGGCCATCAGGTTAGCGCCGGCAGCGCGCTGGCATGGGTACAGCGCTGTATGGCGGGCTATCGCCTGCCGGAGCCGACCCGCTGGGCCGATGCCGTGGCATCTGGTCGCCCGGCATTTACGCGCTGGCGAGAAATTCACCCCTGA
- the yjaG gene encoding hypothetical protein, translated as MLQNPIHLRLERMESWQHVTFMAALCERMYPNYAMFCQQTGFGDGQIYRRILDLIWETLTVKDAKVNFDSQLEKFEESIPAADDYDMYGVFPAIDACVALSELIHSRLSGETLEHAVEVSKTSITSVAMLEMTQEGREMTDEELKNNPAVEQEWDIQWEIFRLLDECEERDVELIKGLRADLREAGCSNIGIIFNQ; from the coding sequence ATGTTACAAAACCCCATTCATCTGCGACTGGAGCGCATGGAAAGCTGGCAACACGTCACTTTTATGGCAGCTCTGTGCGAGCGGATGTATCCCAACTATGCGATGTTTTGCCAGCAAACTGGCTTCGGTGATGGCCAGATTTATCGCCGTATCCTCGATCTCATCTGGGAAACGCTGACCGTTAAAGATGCCAAAGTAAACTTCGACAGCCAGCTTGAAAAGTTTGAAGAATCTATCCCGGCTGCCGATGACTACGACATGTACGGTGTCTTCCCCGCTATCGATGCCTGTGTGGCATTGAGTGAGCTGATTCACTCACGCCTAAGCGGTGAAACCTTAGAGCATGCTGTGGAGGTGAGTAAAACTTCTATTACCTCCGTGGCGATGCTGGAAATGACCCAGGAAGGTCGTGAAATGACGGACGAAGAGCTGAAAAATAACCCGGCCGTAGAGCAAGAATGGGACATTCAGTGGGAGATTTTTCGGTTGCTTGACGAGTGCGAAGAAAGAGACGTTGAGTTGATCAAAGGCCTGCGCGCGGACTTGCGGGAGGCGGGATGTAGCAACATTGGTATAATTTTTAACCAGTGA
- the nudC gene encoding NADH pyrophosphatase produces the protein MERLINSNDSGWWILSHGNKVWLPGGDLPHGEAGRYSLIGQSGTIIGHWQEQPVWLVCSSRPQDMVSLRQLLGEEAGLFQLAGRGVQLAEFYRSHKFCGYCGHEMHPSRTEWAMLCNHCRERYYPQIAPCIIVAIRRGDEILLAQHTRHRNGIYTVLAGFVEVGETLEQTVAREVMEESNIQVKNLRYVTSQPWPFPQSLMMAFTAEYAGGELKIDPKELLDAGWYRYDALPQLPPVGTVARRLIEDTVARCRAEHE, from the coding sequence ATGGAACGTCTGATTAATAGTAATGATAGTGGCTGGTGGATCCTCAGCCACGGAAATAAAGTATGGCTGCCCGGTGGAGATTTGCCACATGGTGAAGCCGGACGCTATTCGCTTATCGGACAGAGCGGTACCATCATCGGTCACTGGCAGGAACAACCGGTCTGGCTTGTATGCTCCAGCCGCCCACAAGACATGGTTTCTTTACGCCAACTGTTGGGGGAAGAAGCGGGGCTATTCCAGCTTGCCGGGCGCGGTGTGCAGCTAGCCGAGTTTTATCGCTCGCATAAATTTTGCGGTTACTGCGGCCATGAAATGCACCCCAGCCGCACCGAATGGGCCATGCTCTGCAATCACTGTCGTGAGCGTTACTATCCGCAGATTGCGCCGTGCATTATTGTGGCAATCCGCAGGGGCGATGAGATCCTGCTGGCTCAACATACGCGCCATCGAAACGGTATTTACACCGTGCTGGCCGGATTTGTTGAGGTGGGGGAAACCCTTGAGCAAACCGTCGCGCGTGAAGTGATGGAAGAAAGCAATATCCAGGTGAAAAACCTGCGCTATGTCACTTCGCAGCCCTGGCCATTTCCTCAATCGCTGATGATGGCTTTCACCGCCGAGTATGCGGGCGGTGAGTTGAAAATTGATCCTAAAGAACTGCTGGACGCTGGCTGGTATCGCTACGACGCGTTACCTCAGTTACCCCCTGTGGGCACTGTCGCTCGCCGTCTTATTGAGGACACCGTAGCCCGCTGTCGGGCTGAGCACGAATAA
- the hemE gene encoding uroporphyrinogen decarboxylase: MTELKNDRYLRALLRQPVDVTPVWMMRQAGRYLPEYKATRAEAGDFMSLCKNPELACEVTLQPLRRYKLDAAILFSDILTIPDAMGLGLYFETGEGPRFSSPISSVADVARLPVPDPEQSLGYVMDAVRTIRRNLKGEVPLIGFSGSPWTLATYMVEGGSSKAFTKIKKMMYAEPQALHQLLDKLAQSVTLYLNAQIKAGAQSVMIFDTWGGVLTGRDYRQFSLDYMQRIVDGLIRENDGRRVPVTLFTKGGGQWLEAMAATGCDALGLDWSTDIADARRRVGDKVALQGNMDPSILYAPPQRIEQEVASILEGFGSGEGHVFNLGHGIHQDVPPEHAGAFVEAVHRLSAPYHR; this comes from the coding sequence ATGACCGAATTGAAAAACGATCGTTACCTGCGAGCACTACTGCGCCAACCGGTGGACGTTACGCCCGTCTGGATGATGAGGCAAGCCGGGCGCTATCTACCAGAGTACAAAGCCACCCGCGCTGAAGCCGGGGACTTTATGTCTTTGTGCAAAAATCCTGAACTGGCCTGCGAAGTGACATTACAGCCACTGCGCCGCTATAAACTCGATGCTGCCATTCTGTTTTCCGACATTCTGACCATCCCGGATGCTATGGGGCTCGGGCTCTATTTTGAAACCGGCGAAGGGCCGCGTTTTTCCTCGCCCATTAGCAGCGTAGCGGATGTTGCACGGCTGCCCGTTCCTGACCCGGAACAATCGCTGGGCTACGTAATGGATGCGGTTCGTACTATTCGCCGTAACCTGAAAGGTGAAGTGCCTCTTATCGGTTTTTCCGGCAGCCCGTGGACGCTGGCGACCTATATGGTCGAAGGCGGCAGCAGTAAGGCTTTCACCAAAATTAAAAAAATGATGTATGCCGAGCCACAGGCCCTTCATCAGTTGCTGGATAAGCTGGCGCAAAGTGTCACGCTTTATCTTAATGCGCAGATTAAGGCAGGTGCCCAGTCGGTGATGATTTTTGATACCTGGGGCGGTGTGCTGACCGGGCGCGATTATCGTCAGTTCTCTCTCGACTATATGCAGCGCATTGTGGATGGTTTAATTCGCGAAAACGATGGCCGCCGGGTTCCGGTAACGTTGTTTACTAAAGGCGGGGGTCAGTGGCTGGAGGCGATGGCCGCAACCGGCTGCGATGCACTGGGTTTGGACTGGAGCACGGATATTGCCGATGCCCGGCGTCGGGTTGGCGATAAAGTTGCGCTGCAGGGCAATATGGACCCTTCCATTTTGTATGCGCCGCCGCAGCGTATTGAGCAGGAAGTAGCAAGCATCCTCGAGGGCTTTGGCTCCGGCGAGGGACATGTCTTCAACCTGGGGCACGGTATCCATCAGGACGTTCCACCAGAACATGCCGGTGCATTTGTTGAAGCCGTTCACCGCCTGTCTGCGCCTTACCACCGTTAA
- the purH gene encoding bifunctional purine biosynthesis protein PurH, with the protein MQHRRPVRRALLSVSDKTGIVEFAQALVARNVELLSTGGTAHLLAKAGLPVTEVSDYTGFPEMMDGRVKTLHPKVHGGILGRRGMDDEVMSQHGIQTIDMVVVNLYPFAQTVAKPDCSLEDAVENIDIGGPTMVRSAAKNHKDVAIVVKSSDYDAIIKEMDAGEGSLTLETRFDLAIKAFEHTAAYDSMIANYFGSMVPAYHSESKDPAGRFPRTLNLNFIKKQDMRYGENSHQDAAFYIEEHINEASVATAVQLQGKALSYNNIADTDAALECVKSFVEPACVIVKHANPCGVAVAGNPLQAYEQAYKTDPTSAFGGIIAFNRELDAETAQAIVSRQFVEVIIAPGISLEALKITAAKQNVRVLSCGEWDNQVASLDFKRVNGGLLVQDRDLGMVSRGELQVVTERQPTEDELRDALFCWKVAKFVKSNAIVYAKNNMTIGIGAGQMSRVYSAKIAGIKAADEGLEVAGSAMASDAFFPFRDGIDAAAAVGVTCVIQPGGSIRDEEVIAAANEHGIAMIFTGMRHFRH; encoded by the coding sequence ATGCAACACCGTCGTCCTGTCCGCCGCGCTTTGCTTAGCGTTTCCGATAAAACCGGCATCGTCGAATTTGCCCAGGCTCTGGTAGCCCGCAACGTTGAGCTGCTCTCTACTGGCGGTACCGCTCATCTGCTGGCAAAAGCGGGATTGCCGGTCACTGAAGTTTCCGATTACACCGGATTTCCGGAAATGATGGATGGACGCGTCAAGACTCTTCATCCAAAGGTGCATGGAGGGATCCTTGGCCGTCGCGGCATGGATGATGAAGTGATGAGTCAGCATGGGATCCAAACGATCGACATGGTTGTCGTTAACCTCTATCCATTTGCTCAGACTGTGGCAAAGCCAGACTGCTCTTTAGAAGATGCCGTCGAGAATATTGATATCGGTGGTCCAACGATGGTTCGCTCCGCAGCTAAGAACCATAAAGATGTTGCTATCGTAGTAAAGAGCAGCGATTACGATGCCATTATTAAAGAGATGGATGCTGGCGAAGGTTCACTGACGCTGGAAACCCGTTTTGATCTGGCTATTAAAGCTTTCGAACATACCGCCGCCTACGACAGCATGATTGCCAACTACTTCGGCAGCATGGTTCCGGCTTACCATTCTGAAAGCAAAGATCCTGCCGGACGCTTCCCTCGCACGCTCAATCTGAACTTCATTAAAAAGCAGGATATGCGTTATGGCGAGAATAGCCATCAGGATGCTGCCTTCTATATAGAAGAACATATTAATGAAGCATCGGTCGCAACCGCCGTTCAGCTTCAGGGCAAAGCGCTTTCTTATAACAATATCGCTGACACCGATGCCGCCCTGGAATGCGTGAAGAGTTTTGTGGAACCTGCATGCGTTATCGTGAAACACGCAAACCCATGCGGCGTGGCCGTTGCCGGCAATCCTCTGCAAGCTTACGAGCAGGCATATAAAACCGACCCAACCTCTGCTTTCGGTGGGATCATTGCTTTTAACCGCGAACTGGATGCTGAAACTGCCCAGGCCATCGTATCCCGCCAGTTTGTCGAAGTGATCATCGCTCCAGGCATTAGCCTTGAAGCGCTTAAAATTACTGCCGCCAAACAAAATGTCCGCGTACTAAGCTGCGGTGAGTGGGATAACCAGGTCGCCAGCCTCGACTTTAAACGCGTCAACGGTGGTCTGCTGGTTCAGGATAGAGATTTAGGCATGGTCAGCCGCGGCGAGCTGCAAGTTGTTACTGAACGTCAGCCAACCGAGGATGAACTACGCGATGCGCTGTTCTGCTGGAAAGTCGCGAAGTTCGTCAAATCCAACGCGATTGTTTATGCCAAAAACAATATGACCATCGGCATTGGCGCAGGACAGATGAGCCGTGTCTATTCCGCTAAAATTGCCGGCATTAAAGCCGCCGATGAGGGACTTGAAGTCGCCGGTTCGGCAATGGCCTCGGACGCTTTCTTCCCATTCCGCGATGGTATCGATGCCGCAGCCGCCGTCGGCGTGACTTGTGTTATCCAGCCTGGTGGTTCAATTCGTGATGAAGAGGTTATCGCTGCCGCTAACGAACACGGTATCGCGATGATATTTACCGGTATGCGCCACTTCCGCCACTAA
- the thiE gene encoding thiamine-phosphate synthase yields the protein MLTPLFPSVPRRLGLYPVVDSVEWIARLLDAGVRTLQLRIKDCKDEEVEEDIKAAIELGKRYNARLFINDYWRLAIKHQAYGVHLGQEDLQDTDLQAIQDAGLRLGVSTHDDMEIDVALAVRPSYIALGHVFPTQTKQMPSAPQGLKQLAEHIQRLGDYPTVAIGGISIERAPAVLETGVGSIAVVSAITQAPDWHKATLELLALAGVGDER from the coding sequence ATGTTAACCCCCCTGTTTCCTTCGGTTCCGCGTCGTCTTGGCCTCTATCCAGTCGTCGATAGCGTAGAGTGGATAGCCCGCCTGCTGGATGCTGGTGTGCGTACTCTGCAGCTGCGAATTAAAGACTGTAAGGATGAGGAAGTTGAAGAAGATATCAAAGCTGCCATTGAGCTGGGAAAACGCTATAACGCCCGGTTGTTTATCAATGATTACTGGCGTCTGGCGATTAAACATCAGGCCTATGGAGTGCATCTTGGCCAGGAAGATTTGCAAGATACCGATCTCCAGGCCATTCAGGATGCCGGGCTACGCCTGGGCGTTTCTACTCACGATGATATGGAAATAGACGTAGCGCTGGCCGTGCGCCCTTCTTATATCGCTCTCGGGCACGTATTCCCAACCCAGACCAAGCAGATGCCTTCAGCCCCGCAGGGCCTGAAACAGCTGGCGGAGCACATCCAGCGGCTGGGGGACTACCCAACGGTCGCTATTGGCGGTATCAGCATTGAGCGTGCGCCTGCTGTCCTTGAGACAGGTGTTGGCAGCATTGCCGTAGTCAGCGCTATCACACAGGCTCCAGACTGGCACAAAGCGACTCTTGAGTTACTGGCCCTGGCCGGGGTGGGCGATGAAAGATGA